A genomic segment from Bradyrhizobium sp. ISRA430 encodes:
- the fliR gene encoding flagellar biosynthesis protein FliR: protein MIGGLTDSVLVTFIVFCRIGACLMLVPGYSSVNVPAQVRLFVALVTTFALTPILIAVLKPLLENAPPLTLALLICSELVIGSVIGLGGRVFFLALQTMATVMASAIGLSNIPGTPVADTDPAPALVPLIMAAVTTLFFMTDQHWQVLRGLMNSYDVWHPGDRLGGSMALDQLASRLSEAFVLTLRITSPFIVYSVIVNLSVGLINKLTPAIPVYFISVPFVLFGGFLLLYLTSDELLTQFMLGVSSWLAE from the coding sequence GTGATCGGCGGTCTCACCGACAGCGTGCTCGTGACCTTCATCGTGTTCTGCCGCATCGGCGCCTGCCTGATGCTGGTGCCCGGCTATTCCAGCGTCAACGTTCCGGCCCAGGTTCGCCTGTTCGTCGCGCTCGTCACCACGTTTGCGCTGACGCCGATCCTGATCGCGGTCCTGAAGCCGCTGTTGGAAAATGCGCCGCCGCTGACCCTTGCGCTCCTGATCTGCTCCGAGCTCGTGATCGGCAGCGTCATCGGGCTCGGCGGGCGCGTGTTCTTTCTGGCGCTGCAAACCATGGCCACCGTGATGGCGAGCGCGATCGGGCTCAGCAACATCCCGGGCACACCGGTCGCCGACACCGATCCGGCGCCGGCTCTTGTGCCGCTGATCATGGCCGCCGTCACCACGCTGTTCTTCATGACTGACCAGCACTGGCAGGTGCTGCGCGGGTTGATGAACTCCTACGACGTCTGGCATCCCGGCGACCGGCTCGGCGGCAGCATGGCGCTGGATCAGCTCGCCAGCCGCCTATCGGAAGCGTTCGTGCTGACGCTCAGGATCACCAGCCCCTTCATCGTCTATTCCGTCATCGTCAATCTGTCGGTCGGCCTCATCAACAAGCTGACGCCGGCGATTCCCGTCTATTTCATCTCGGTGCCCTTCGTGCTGTTCGGTGGCTTTCTGCTGCTCTACCTCACCAGCGACGAGCTGCTGACACAGTTCATGCTCGGCGTCTCGTCCTGGCTGGCGGAATGA
- the flhA gene encoding flagellar biosynthesis protein FlhA, with the protein MADTLAASLPTPRRLGADAFFAGGIVVMLTILFLPIPPILIDLGLAVSIALSALILMVALWIQRPLDFSAFPTVLLIATILRLALNIATTRLILSRGGEGEQAAGYVVAGFSKFVMGGDFVIGLIIFAILVTVNFVVITKGATRIAEVGARFTLDAIPGKQMAIDADLSAGLIDDKEAQRRRRELEEESAFFGAMDGASKFVRGDAIAGLIITAINIFGGIVIGVTHHGLTLARAADVYTKLSVGDGLVSQMPALIVSLSAGLLVSKGGTRGSAEQAVLRQLGGYPRAVSAAALMMFVLALMPGLPMAPFVLLGGVMAFVGYSLPKRQAEAKQKEEARKADERAQTEAKESVKEQLKTAEIELQLGGQLAVHLLGSRNELAHRVSKIRKKFAKQYGFVIPEIKLSDNLSIDPKGYQIRIHDTRVAHGELRLGEVMVLVDKDGKPDVPGDEVIEPAFGMKALWVTEAFTEEVKRQGCRPVDNLSVLLTHLSEVIRANLAQLLSYKDMRGLLDRLDPEYKRLVDDLCPSQISYSGLLAILKILLGERVSIRNLHLILEAIAEIAPHVRRSEQVAEHVRMRLAQQICGDLSDNGVLNVVRLGNRWDLAFHQSLKRDAKGDVVEFDADPRLIEQFATEASAAVRKFTENGTSVVLAVTPEARPYVRMILERVFPTLPILSHVEVARSAEIRPLGAVS; encoded by the coding sequence ATGGCCGATACGTTAGCTGCTAGCCTGCCGACCCCGCGACGACTGGGGGCGGACGCGTTCTTCGCGGGCGGAATCGTGGTCATGCTCACGATCCTGTTCCTGCCGATTCCACCGATCCTGATCGACCTCGGCCTCGCTGTCTCGATCGCGCTGTCGGCGCTGATCCTGATGGTCGCGCTGTGGATCCAACGGCCGCTCGACTTCTCGGCTTTCCCGACCGTGCTGCTGATCGCAACGATCCTGCGGCTCGCGCTCAACATCGCGACCACTCGCCTGATCCTGTCGCGCGGCGGGGAGGGGGAGCAGGCCGCCGGCTACGTCGTCGCCGGCTTCTCCAAATTCGTCATGGGCGGCGACTTCGTCATCGGCCTGATCATCTTCGCGATCCTGGTCACGGTGAATTTCGTCGTGATCACCAAGGGCGCGACCCGCATCGCCGAGGTCGGCGCCCGCTTCACCCTGGACGCCATCCCCGGCAAGCAGATGGCGATCGATGCCGACCTGTCCGCGGGCCTGATCGACGACAAGGAGGCACAGCGCCGGCGCCGTGAGCTCGAAGAGGAGAGCGCGTTCTTCGGAGCGATGGACGGTGCCTCGAAATTCGTGCGCGGCGACGCCATCGCCGGCCTGATCATCACCGCGATCAACATTTTCGGCGGCATCGTCATCGGCGTCACCCACCATGGGCTGACGCTGGCGCGCGCCGCCGACGTCTACACGAAACTCTCCGTCGGCGATGGACTGGTCTCGCAGATGCCGGCACTGATCGTGTCCCTCTCGGCGGGCCTCCTGGTCTCCAAGGGCGGCACCAGAGGCTCGGCGGAGCAGGCCGTGCTCCGCCAGCTCGGTGGCTATCCGCGCGCCGTATCGGCGGCGGCGCTGATGATGTTCGTGCTTGCGCTGATGCCGGGACTGCCGATGGCGCCGTTCGTGCTGCTCGGCGGTGTCATGGCCTTCGTCGGCTACTCGCTGCCGAAACGGCAGGCGGAGGCGAAGCAGAAGGAGGAGGCGCGCAAGGCTGACGAGCGGGCGCAGACAGAGGCCAAGGAATCCGTGAAGGAGCAGCTCAAGACTGCGGAGATTGAGCTGCAACTCGGCGGCCAGCTCGCCGTTCACCTGCTGGGCTCGCGCAACGAGCTCGCCCATCGCGTCAGCAAGATCCGCAAGAAGTTTGCCAAACAGTACGGCTTCGTGATCCCCGAGATCAAGCTCTCCGACAACCTCTCGATCGATCCCAAGGGCTATCAGATCCGGATCCACGACACCCGTGTCGCCCATGGCGAGCTGCGGCTCGGCGAGGTGATGGTGCTCGTCGACAAGGACGGCAAGCCCGACGTGCCCGGCGACGAGGTGATCGAACCGGCCTTCGGGATGAAGGCGCTGTGGGTGACCGAAGCCTTCACCGAGGAGGTCAAGCGGCAGGGCTGCAGGCCGGTCGACAATCTCTCGGTGCTGCTGACGCATCTGAGCGAGGTGATCAGGGCGAACCTGGCCCAGCTCCTGTCCTACAAGGACATGAGAGGACTGCTCGACCGGCTGGATCCGGAATACAAGCGCCTGGTCGATGATCTCTGTCCGTCGCAGATCTCCTATTCGGGCCTGCTCGCGATCCTGAAGATCCTGCTCGGCGAGCGGGTCTCGATTCGCAATCTTCATCTCATCCTGGAGGCGATCGCCGAAATCGCGCCCCACGTGCGGCGCTCGGAGCAGGTCGCCGAGCACGTGCGGATGCGTCTCGCCCAGCAGATCTGCGGCGATCTCTCCGACAACGGCGTGCTCAATGTCGTGCGCCTCGGCAATCGCTGGGACCTCGCGTTCCATCAGAGCCTGAAGCGCGACGCCAAGGGCGACGTCGTCGAGTTCGATGCCGATCCGCGCCTGATCGAGCAGTTCGCGACCGAAGCCAGCGCCGCAGTCCGGAAGTTCACGGAGAACGGCACCAGCGTCGTGCTCGCGGTGACTCCTGAGGCGCGCCCCTATGTCCGTATGATCCTGGAAAGGGTGTTTCCGACCCTGCCGATCCTGTCGCATGTCGAAGTCGCGCGCAGCGCCGAGATCAGGCCGCTCGGAGCCGTGTCGTGA
- the flgD gene encoding flagellar hook assembly protein FlgD — translation MNVTSATDATSRTSSSTQSTTTASNSVDYNTFLQLLVAEMKNQDPTNPMDTSQYMSQFAQLSTVEQAMQTNTKLDALLSSQALSQADGLIGKTVSFTDSIGARFTGKVASISINSDGSIATLEDGTKVAVGPGLTIS, via the coding sequence ATGAACGTCACCAGCGCGACCGACGCGACCAGCAGGACATCCAGCTCGACCCAATCCACCACCACGGCCAGCAACAGCGTCGACTACAACACCTTTCTTCAGCTTCTCGTCGCCGAGATGAAGAACCAGGATCCGACCAATCCGATGGATACCTCGCAATATATGAGCCAGTTCGCGCAGCTCTCCACCGTCGAGCAGGCCATGCAGACCAACACGAAGCTCGATGCGCTGCTGTCCTCGCAGGCGCTGTCGCAGGCCGACGGGCTGATCGGAAAGACCGTCAGCTTCACCGACTCGATCGGGGCGAGATTCACCGGCAAGGTCGCGTCGATCTCGATCAACAGCGACGGCTCCATCGCGACCCTCGAGGACGGGACGAAGGTCGCGGTCGGGCCCGGGCTCACGATCAGCTAG
- a CDS encoding flagellar hook-associated family protein, producing the protein MMSANYISTLMLSSSLRYSITNNQSALSKASKEATTGRFADVGLELGTATGSDVGLRADMSFADQLVDTNELVAGRLDVTQNRITQLGTTAQDFLKNLIAARDADSGARIILPSASANLQDLIGALNVSYNGSYLFAGLNTQNAPVTNYATGSASKNQVDADFLAAFGVTQSSAGVNSITPAQMQTFLNTSFDAEFASPAWNANWSSATDQTLSSRISTTEIVDSSVSANQPGFRKLAEAYTMMTDLGNTSLSRDTFQVVVDKAISLVSGAINDLAVLGGSVGSTQQRVIAATDKLKIQHDILNEQIVKMEQVDPTEASVRVNTLQTQIQTALALTSQLQKISLINYL; encoded by the coding sequence ATGATGAGCGCGAACTACATCTCGACCCTGATGCTGTCATCATCGTTGAGATACTCGATCACGAACAACCAGAGCGCCCTGAGCAAGGCCTCGAAGGAGGCGACCACCGGCCGATTCGCCGATGTCGGCCTCGAGCTCGGCACCGCAACGGGGAGCGACGTCGGCCTGCGGGCCGACATGAGTTTCGCCGATCAACTCGTCGATACCAACGAGCTCGTCGCGGGACGCCTCGACGTGACTCAGAACCGGATCACCCAGCTCGGCACCACCGCCCAGGACTTCCTCAAGAACCTGATCGCTGCGCGCGATGCCGACAGCGGCGCGCGAATCATCCTGCCGAGCGCATCCGCCAATCTCCAGGACCTGATTGGCGCGCTCAACGTCTCCTACAACGGCTCATACCTGTTCGCCGGCCTCAACACGCAGAATGCGCCGGTCACGAATTACGCCACCGGCTCTGCCAGCAAGAATCAGGTCGATGCGGACTTCCTGGCCGCCTTCGGCGTCACGCAGTCCTCGGCGGGCGTGAACAGCATCACCCCGGCCCAGATGCAGACCTTCCTCAACACGAGCTTCGATGCGGAATTCGCCAGTCCGGCCTGGAACGCCAACTGGTCGTCCGCCACCGACCAGACATTGTCGAGCCGCATCTCCACGACCGAGATCGTCGACAGCTCAGTCAGCGCCAACCAACCCGGCTTCCGCAAGCTCGCCGAGGCCTACACCATGATGACCGATCTCGGAAACACGAGCCTGAGCAGGGATACGTTCCAGGTCGTCGTCGATAAGGCGATCAGCCTCGTCAGCGGTGCGATCAACGATCTCGCCGTGCTCGGGGGCAGCGTCGGCTCGACCCAGCAGCGGGTCATCGCCGCGACGGACAAGCTGAAGATCCAGCACGACATTCTCAACGAGCAGATCGTCAAGATGGAGCAGGTCGATCCGACCGAGGCCTCCGTTCGCGTCAATACCTTGCAGACCCAGATCCAGACGGCGCTCGCGCTCACCTCGCAGCTCCAGAAGATCAGCTTGATCAACTATCTCTGA
- a CDS encoding rod-binding protein, which translates to MIVTATPDLVLDVLEAADPVTQRSATAKLDALKSSNVDFAATMEAEVGKAAAGGQAAAKATEVQTPNAAPVQVIKAPASGDVYRKFEAFILQTFVETMLPKDSEEVFGKGTAGSVWKSMLAEQLGNQLAAGKGIGIAKQLAAAHPAVRDEVGKAG; encoded by the coding sequence ATGATCGTGACAGCGACACCCGACCTCGTGCTCGACGTCCTGGAGGCAGCCGATCCCGTGACGCAGCGCTCTGCGACTGCGAAGCTGGACGCTCTGAAATCGTCAAATGTCGACTTTGCCGCCACGATGGAAGCCGAGGTCGGCAAGGCTGCGGCCGGCGGGCAAGCGGCGGCAAAGGCGACGGAAGTGCAGACGCCGAATGCCGCGCCGGTACAGGTAATCAAGGCGCCGGCGTCGGGCGACGTGTATCGCAAGTTCGAGGCCTTCATCCTCCAGACCTTCGTCGAGACGATGCTGCCGAAGGACTCGGAGGAGGTATTCGGCAAGGGAACCGCCGGCAGCGTCTGGAAGTCGATGCTGGCGGAGCAGCTCGGCAATCAGCTCGCGGCGGGCAAGGGGATCGGCATTGCCAAGCAGCTCGCCGCTGCGCACCCGGCGGTTCGCGACGAGGTGGGCAAGGCCGGATGA
- a CDS encoding flagellar hook protein FlgE, with amino-acid sequence MSLYGVMRTGVSGMSAQSNKLSTVSDNIANVNTTGYKRASTEFSSLILKSGSGNYDSGAVETHVRYAITDAGHMQFTTSTTDLAVQGNGFFVVSDATGTQQFLTRAGSFVPDSQGNLVNAAGFYLMGYPGAVSNISSNSTAGMQIVNVNQAKLQATPSTTATVTGNLDPSATIPAAPIPVPGPTSYSAKSSIVAYDNIGRAVTLDVYMTRTATAPGQDTWQVEVYDPANNALGGTTLNFDTTAAGKGAIITSAPPAPQPNFSVTVPNGSSLNVDLSAMTQVASSFNFKATVNGNAPSSIEKVDIDSKGAVNAILQNGTQIQIYTVALADVPSPDNLTPEVGNVYSVSLNSGNLQIGSAGSGGLGTIQSGALEESNVDLADELTSMIEAQRGFTANSKSFQTGADLLDVVVNLKR; translated from the coding sequence ATGAGCCTGTATGGTGTTATGCGCACCGGTGTGTCCGGCATGAGCGCGCAGTCCAACAAGCTGTCGACGGTCTCGGACAACATCGCGAACGTCAACACCACCGGCTACAAGCGGGCTTCGACCGAATTCTCGTCGCTGATCCTGAAGAGCGGCTCGGGCAATTACGACTCCGGCGCCGTCGAGACGCATGTCCGATACGCGATCACGGATGCCGGACATATGCAGTTCACGACGTCGACGACTGACCTCGCCGTTCAGGGCAATGGCTTCTTTGTCGTGTCGGATGCCACGGGCACACAGCAGTTCCTGACACGAGCCGGCTCGTTCGTGCCGGACAGCCAGGGCAATCTGGTCAATGCGGCCGGCTTCTATCTCATGGGTTACCCTGGCGCCGTATCGAATATCTCCTCGAACAGCACCGCGGGGATGCAGATCGTCAATGTCAATCAGGCAAAGCTTCAGGCCACGCCTTCGACCACGGCGACCGTCACCGGCAATCTGGACCCCAGCGCGACGATCCCTGCAGCTCCGATTCCGGTTCCAGGTCCGACGTCATACTCGGCGAAGAGCTCGATCGTGGCCTACGACAATATCGGTAGGGCTGTGACGCTCGACGTCTACATGACCAGGACCGCAACGGCTCCCGGCCAGGATACCTGGCAGGTCGAAGTCTACGATCCGGCGAATAACGCGCTTGGTGGTACCACTTTGAATTTCGATACAACTGCGGCCGGAAAGGGTGCGATCATCACGTCGGCGCCACCGGCGCCGCAACCGAATTTCTCGGTGACCGTTCCCAACGGCTCGTCCCTCAACGTTGACCTGTCGGCCATGACGCAGGTGGCCTCGAGCTTCAACTTCAAGGCCACCGTCAACGGCAACGCTCCGTCTTCCATTGAGAAGGTGGATATCGATAGCAAGGGTGCGGTGAACGCGATCCTTCAGAATGGGACGCAGATACAGATCTACACGGTAGCGCTCGCCGATGTCCCCAGCCCGGACAACCTCACTCCCGAAGTCGGAAACGTCTATTCGGTGAGCCTCAACTCCGGAAACCTGCAGATCGGGAGTGCCGGCTCTGGCGGGCTCGGCACCATCCAGTCCGGCGCGCTTGAGGAATCCAACGTCGATCTCGCGGACGAACTGACCTCGATGATCGAGGCGCAGCGTGGCTTCACCGCGAACTCAAAATCGTTCCAGACCGGCGCGGACCTTTTGGACGTCGTCGTCAACCTGAAGCGCTGA
- the flgK gene encoding flagellar hook-associated protein FlgK: MSLTATLDNARSSLMASGVQSSVISRNIAGASQAGYSRKITVLDNLPGAGVYVAAIQRAASSGLFSNVLTATSGSAKQSAIYDGLQKIAAATVDDPELDQSPTAQLNKLKQALQQYANAPDNATLAQAAVSSAKDMAASLNQATKTVQSIREGADADMATSVANINKLLAQFDTVNTAIVKGTIAGDDVTDYLDQRDSIVSKLSQEVGVTMSIRTNGDAALYTDSGVVLFDKTARSVSFAPTNIYTPGTTGNAVYIDGVPVTGANSVMPLKSGKLAGLAELRDNAAVTYQSQLDEVARGLISAFKESDQSAAALPDVPGLFTYPGATAMPASATVSVGLAGTIMVAASVDPAAGGNPNLLRDGAISGNAAYNYNTAGNAGFSTRLQQLIGNMDASQPFDTAAQGKPSGSVIDFASSSASWIESQRKAADDNAQYQNTLLDRSNSALSNVNGVNMDDEMSLMLQVERTYSASSKLISTVDDMLKSLLAAVGAS, encoded by the coding sequence ATGTCCCTCACTGCCACTCTCGACAACGCCCGCTCCTCGCTCATGGCGTCGGGTGTCCAGTCGTCGGTCATCTCGCGCAACATCGCCGGCGCCAGCCAAGCCGGCTATTCGCGCAAGATCACCGTGCTGGACAATCTCCCCGGCGCCGGCGTCTACGTCGCGGCGATCCAGCGCGCCGCAAGCTCGGGCCTGTTCAGCAACGTGCTGACCGCGACGTCGGGATCCGCCAAGCAAAGCGCGATCTATGACGGTCTCCAGAAGATCGCGGCCGCCACGGTGGACGATCCCGAGCTCGACCAGTCACCGACCGCGCAGCTCAACAAGCTGAAGCAGGCGTTGCAGCAATACGCCAACGCGCCCGACAACGCCACGCTGGCGCAGGCGGCCGTCTCCTCTGCCAAGGACATGGCGGCCTCGCTCAATCAGGCGACCAAGACCGTGCAGTCGATCCGCGAAGGCGCCGATGCCGACATGGCGACCTCGGTCGCCAATATCAACAAGCTCCTCGCCCAATTCGACACCGTCAACACGGCGATCGTGAAGGGAACGATCGCCGGCGACGACGTCACCGACTATCTCGATCAGCGCGACAGCATCGTCTCGAAGCTGTCGCAGGAGGTCGGCGTCACCATGTCGATCCGCACCAACGGCGATGCGGCGCTCTACACCGACAGCGGTGTCGTGCTGTTCGACAAGACGGCACGGTCCGTGAGCTTTGCACCAACCAACATCTATACGCCCGGCACGACCGGAAATGCGGTTTATATCGACGGCGTACCGGTGACCGGCGCCAATTCGGTAATGCCGCTCAAGTCGGGCAAGCTCGCGGGCCTTGCCGAGCTGCGCGACAATGCCGCGGTCACGTATCAGAGCCAGCTCGACGAAGTCGCGCGCGGCCTGATCAGCGCCTTCAAGGAGAGCGATCAGTCCGCTGCGGCGCTGCCGGACGTACCCGGCCTCTTCACCTATCCTGGCGCGACGGCCATGCCTGCGAGCGCGACCGTGTCGGTCGGTCTCGCCGGCACGATCATGGTTGCGGCGTCCGTCGATCCAGCCGCAGGCGGCAACCCGAACCTGTTGCGGGACGGCGCAATCAGCGGCAATGCGGCCTACAACTACAACACCGCCGGCAATGCCGGCTTCTCGACCCGGCTCCAGCAATTGATCGGCAACATGGATGCGTCGCAGCCGTTCGATACTGCCGCACAGGGCAAGCCGAGCGGCAGCGTGATCGATTTCGCCTCGTCCTCGGCGAGCTGGATCGAGAGCCAGCGCAAAGCCGCCGACGACAACGCCCAATACCAGAACACGCTGCTCGACCGCAGTAATTCGGCGCTGTCGAACGTCAACGGCGTCAACATGGACGACGAGATGTCTTTGATGCTCCAAGTCGAGCGCACCTACTCGGCGTCGTCGAAGCTGATCTCGACGGTCGACGATATGTTGAAAAGCCTGCTAGCCGCAGTGGGAGCATCGTAA
- a CDS encoding transglycosylase SLT domain-containing protein, translating to MIRTWRRIFVAALFICSAAAAHAAADSARPCEREMARAAQQHGIPLGILYAVGLTETGRRGALYPYALGAEGQTVFAKDMNDAIANFEAMRHKGIKLIDLGCMQINHYYHGDKFASVRAMFDPAKNVDYAARFLKELKQREGSWTMAVARYNAGPNNQPAQKRYVCHIVAHLVSSGFGAWTDKARSFCQPRTT from the coding sequence ATGATCAGGACGTGGCGCCGCATATTCGTCGCGGCCCTGTTTATCTGTAGCGCGGCCGCAGCGCACGCGGCGGCCGACAGCGCGCGCCCTTGCGAGCGCGAGATGGCACGCGCGGCCCAGCAGCACGGCATTCCGCTCGGCATTCTCTATGCGGTCGGCCTGACCGAGACCGGTCGTCGCGGCGCGCTTTATCCTTATGCGCTCGGCGCCGAAGGACAGACGGTTTTCGCCAAGGACATGAACGACGCCATCGCGAATTTCGAGGCGATGCGGCACAAGGGCATCAAGCTGATCGATCTCGGCTGCATGCAGATCAACCACTATTACCACGGCGACAAGTTCGCCTCGGTGCGGGCAATGTTCGACCCAGCCAAGAACGTCGACTACGCCGCGCGCTTCCTCAAAGAACTGAAGCAGCGCGAGGGAAGCTGGACCATGGCGGTGGCGCGCTACAATGCCGGGCCCAACAACCAGCCGGCGCAGAAGCGTTACGTCTGCCACATCGTCGCGCATCTCGTCTCCAGCGGCTTCGGCGCGTGGACCGACAAGGCGCGCTCCTTCTGTCAGCCCAGGACGACGTGA
- the flaF gene encoding flagellar biosynthesis regulator FlaF — MTFEAYEAVVEDSGHEARGRERQALSLGIDRLERIQKGRFSIEELVQSLLYVRRLWTIFIEDLSHPDNGLPDKLRADIISIGIWVVKEADRLREEKSNDVMQLIEINRLIRDALQ; from the coding sequence ATGACTTTTGAAGCCTATGAAGCGGTCGTCGAAGACAGCGGCCACGAGGCGCGCGGGCGCGAGCGCCAGGCCCTCAGCCTCGGCATCGACCGCCTGGAGCGGATCCAGAAGGGTCGCTTCAGTATCGAAGAGCTGGTCCAGAGCCTGCTCTATGTGCGGCGACTGTGGACGATCTTCATCGAGGATCTCTCCCATCCGGACAACGGACTCCCCGACAAGCTGCGTGCCGACATCATCTCGATCGGGATATGGGTCGTGAAGGAAGCCGACCGTCTTCGTGAAGAGAAATCGAACGACGTGATGCAGCTCATCGAAATCAACCGCCTGATCCGAGACGCGCTGCAATGA
- a CDS encoding flagellar hook-length control protein FliK codes for MTKLDGTSGQLFAGLAESLNTRGASRSAKTTGAKSAEDASFHDLLHTVSNLAKRALNDHDSDATVKAGTLRMHLANLAERDEPGDETVHEDGRAGEEPKSQDKQVPLDLAAKTDVVARVNLSAIVGQELAAVPTVTPQLQPPANDKSDASAREERSLAKREIQGTSAAKATMADVDPSGPHARALAPQANSPSTAPQSSAAPPRTTSAASGFEAVTANVERAAKVAVREALPEATKVTVVQQETHLPPVPQFSATQQVADAVVSELKGAPASSAAPDLASSLGSAPDQPLKILTINLEPPALGNVTVRLRLVGAEVSVHLAAERKDTSQMLDQQRDSIRELMQSAGYIADVAPVQHGSLDGFQAGSGQSQPQLPGQQQHSSQSQGAFNGSSTSSGQSEGGAKQDRQDRQPNQETRHDQDVAPHIRRGPVYL; via the coding sequence ATGACCAAGCTCGACGGAACATCCGGGCAGCTCTTTGCTGGCCTCGCTGAGAGCCTCAACACGCGCGGCGCATCCCGCTCCGCAAAGACCACGGGGGCGAAGTCGGCCGAGGATGCCTCGTTTCACGACCTGCTCCACACCGTCTCGAACCTGGCAAAACGGGCCCTGAACGACCATGACAGCGACGCGACGGTGAAGGCGGGCACGCTGCGGATGCATCTGGCGAACCTGGCCGAACGCGACGAGCCCGGCGACGAGACTGTTCACGAAGACGGCAGGGCCGGCGAGGAGCCGAAATCGCAGGACAAGCAAGTGCCGCTCGATCTTGCGGCGAAGACGGACGTGGTGGCCAGGGTGAACCTTTCCGCGATCGTCGGACAGGAGCTCGCAGCCGTGCCGACTGTGACCCCGCAGCTACAGCCGCCGGCCAACGACAAGAGCGATGCGTCCGCGCGCGAGGAGCGGTCACTTGCGAAGCGCGAGATCCAAGGCACGAGTGCTGCGAAGGCGACGATGGCAGATGTCGATCCATCCGGGCCGCACGCGCGGGCACTTGCTCCGCAGGCGAACTCGCCGAGCACGGCCCCGCAAAGCAGCGCGGCTCCGCCAAGAACCACATCCGCGGCATCCGGATTCGAAGCCGTCACCGCCAATGTCGAGCGTGCAGCAAAAGTTGCGGTGCGCGAGGCGCTACCCGAGGCGACCAAAGTCACTGTGGTTCAGCAGGAAACCCATCTTCCGCCGGTCCCGCAGTTCAGCGCGACCCAGCAAGTTGCCGATGCGGTCGTGTCGGAGCTGAAGGGCGCTCCGGCGTCATCGGCCGCGCCCGATCTCGCATCGTCGCTGGGCAGCGCGCCCGACCAGCCGCTCAAGATCCTGACCATCAATCTCGAGCCGCCGGCGCTCGGCAACGTCACGGTACGGCTTCGTCTCGTCGGCGCGGAGGTCTCCGTCCATCTCGCCGCAGAACGCAAGGACACGAGCCAGATGCTGGATCAGCAGCGCGACTCGATCCGCGAACTCATGCAGTCGGCGGGTTACATCGCGGATGTCGCGCCGGTCCAGCACGGCTCGCTCGATGGTTTCCAGGCCGGCTCCGGTCAGTCGCAGCCGCAGCTCCCAGGACAACAACAGCACTCGTCGCAATCGCAGGGCGCCTTCAACGGCTCCAGCACGTCGTCCGGTCAATCGGAGGGCGGAGCGAAACAGGACCGGCAGGATCGGCAGCCCAATCAGGAGACGCGTCATGATCAGGACGTGGCGCCGCATATTCGTCGCGGCCCTGTTTATCTGTAG
- the flbT gene encoding flagellar biosynthesis repressor FlbT has translation MRISLRAGERIYVNGAVLRVDRKVSVELVNDVMFLLEGQVMQASDATTAMRQLYFIVQLMLMNPTDIRDASALYGQHHAALSAVCENKQMLEGLAAIDELVGASRYYEALKRIRALFPVEQAILAGTTTEFPFEAA, from the coding sequence ATGAGGATATCCCTGCGCGCCGGCGAGCGGATCTACGTCAACGGCGCGGTGCTGCGCGTGGACCGCAAGGTTTCCGTCGAGCTCGTCAACGACGTGATGTTCCTGCTCGAAGGCCAGGTCATGCAGGCGTCCGACGCCACCACGGCGATGCGCCAGCTCTATTTCATCGTGCAGCTCATGCTGATGAATCCGACGGATATCCGCGACGCATCCGCGCTCTACGGGCAGCACCATGCGGCTCTGTCTGCGGTGTGCGAGAACAAGCAGATGCTGGAGGGCCTCGCCGCGATCGACGAGCTGGTCGGGGCGAGCCGCTACTACGAGGCGCTCAAGCGGATCCGGGCGCTGTTCCCGGTCGAGCAGGCAATCCTGGCCGGCACGACGACCGAATTTCCATTCGAGGCTGCCTGA
- the fliQ gene encoding flagellar biosynthesis protein FliQ gives MNERDALDIVQAAIWTIIVASGPAVGAAMLVGTIIALIQALTQVQEVTLTFVPKIIVILLVVAISGSFIGAHLSTFTEMVYSRIEHGF, from the coding sequence ATGAACGAGAGGGACGCCCTCGACATCGTCCAGGCGGCGATCTGGACCATCATCGTCGCCTCCGGGCCCGCCGTCGGCGCGGCGATGCTGGTCGGCACCATCATCGCGCTGATTCAGGCGCTCACGCAGGTCCAGGAAGTGACGCTGACCTTCGTGCCGAAGATCATCGTCATCCTCCTGGTTGTCGCCATCTCCGGCTCCTTCATCGGCGCGCATCTCTCCACCTTCACCGAGATGGTCTATTCCCGGATCGAGCACGGCTTCTGA